From a region of the Pseudoclavibacter endophyticus genome:
- a CDS encoding DODA-type extradiol aromatic ring-opening family dioxygenase — protein MATLSAVLATTHHPFFYKATELTPPEEQIPDAPEWKQRVESYRETLTAAEPELLVMVGSDHFHQFFYDNYPTFLIGKQPRYDATFYNEEREFSIPTFQLEGHEELSGYLLQGLMDRGFDFSVSHELKIDHSIICPIITTRPQADLPIVPIYTNIFAPPLPSPKRFYDLGRAIREVIDEYPSDKRIAAIGTGHLSLELGGPRMFEEHGPDPEWDVQAIDWLAHGDIEAILENVTWESMSTTGNATPGFLDLVLMLGIAGPEKADYIDDLDLFHTREMYMTWYPAGDPRPASGRKHDLRRETPA, from the coding sequence ATGGCGACCCTCTCAGCGGTGCTCGCAACCACGCACCACCCGTTCTTCTACAAGGCAACTGAGCTCACGCCGCCAGAAGAGCAGATCCCCGATGCGCCCGAGTGGAAGCAGCGGGTCGAGTCGTACCGCGAAACCTTGACGGCGGCCGAGCCCGAGCTGCTCGTCATGGTCGGCTCTGACCACTTCCACCAGTTCTTCTACGACAACTACCCGACGTTCCTCATCGGGAAGCAGCCCCGCTATGACGCGACCTTCTACAACGAGGAACGCGAGTTCAGCATCCCGACGTTCCAGCTCGAGGGGCACGAAGAGTTGTCGGGCTACCTGCTGCAGGGACTCATGGATCGCGGCTTCGACTTCTCGGTGTCGCACGAGCTCAAGATCGACCACTCGATCATCTGCCCGATCATCACGACGCGGCCGCAGGCCGACCTGCCGATCGTGCCGATCTACACCAACATCTTCGCGCCGCCGCTGCCGAGTCCCAAGCGCTTTTACGACCTCGGTCGCGCTATCCGCGAGGTCATCGATGAGTACCCCTCCGACAAGCGCATCGCCGCCATCGGCACGGGCCATCTCTCGCTCGAGCTCGGCGGCCCGCGCATGTTCGAGGAGCACGGCCCCGACCCGGAGTGGGATGTGCAGGCGATCGACTGGCTCGCACACGGCGACATCGAGGCGATCCTCGAGAACGTCACGTGGGAATCGATGTCGACCACGGGCAACGCGACGCCCGGCTTCCTCGATCTCGTGCTCATGCTCGGCATCGCGGGCCCAGAGAAGGCCGACTACATCGACGACCTTGACCTGTTCCACACGCGCGAGATGTACATGACCTGGTACCCCGCCGGCGACCCGCGACCGGCCTCGGGGCGTAAGCACGATCTGCGACGGGAGACCCCGGCATGA
- a CDS encoding MFS transporter — protein MFRSLAEWNYRVWFAGSLASNIGTWMQRTAQSWIVLTELTDHDATALGIVTGLQFAPQLVFAPFAGVLADRMPKRRLLAMTQLTMGALALALGLIVTLGLAELWHVMAFALLLGVAASFDAPARQAFVSELVEPGNLSNAVALNSTSFNGARLIGPALAGVLTVVIGSGPVFLLNALTFAATLWALAAMRASELRSPPLVPRGRGQLRAGLRYVAGRPDIVAVMVAIFLLSTFGMNFPVFTATMATIEFGQDADGFGLLNSVIAVGSLGGALLAARRDRPRFRIFIASLAFFGLACGLAAVAPSFWLFALALIPVGFTALSSMTTANALVQGSTDPSMRGRVMALYMAILLGGTPVGAPLMGWLVELIGPRGALAIGGASGVVAAFVAVWLLRNAGVVRWRDFPWLRRDDPPSDR, from the coding sequence ATGTTCCGTTCCCTCGCAGAATGGAATTATCGGGTCTGGTTCGCTGGCTCCCTCGCGTCCAACATCGGCACGTGGATGCAGCGCACAGCGCAGTCGTGGATCGTCCTGACCGAACTCACCGATCACGACGCGACGGCGCTCGGCATCGTGACGGGGCTGCAGTTCGCGCCGCAACTGGTCTTCGCGCCGTTCGCGGGCGTGCTGGCCGACCGGATGCCGAAGCGCCGCCTCCTGGCGATGACCCAACTGACGATGGGGGCGCTCGCCCTCGCGCTCGGCCTCATCGTGACGCTCGGGCTCGCCGAGCTCTGGCACGTGATGGCGTTCGCCCTGCTGCTCGGGGTCGCCGCGTCGTTCGATGCCCCGGCCAGGCAGGCGTTTGTCTCGGAGCTCGTCGAGCCCGGCAACCTGTCGAATGCCGTCGCGCTCAACTCGACGTCATTCAACGGCGCGCGGCTCATCGGCCCGGCGCTCGCGGGCGTACTGACCGTCGTGATCGGTTCGGGGCCGGTTTTCCTGCTCAACGCCCTCACGTTCGCGGCGACGCTCTGGGCGCTCGCCGCGATGCGCGCCTCCGAGCTGCGATCGCCGCCGCTCGTGCCCCGCGGGCGCGGCCAGCTTCGCGCCGGACTGCGATATGTGGCCGGGCGTCCCGACATCGTCGCGGTCATGGTTGCCATCTTCCTACTGAGCACCTTCGGCATGAACTTCCCCGTGTTCACCGCGACGATGGCCACGATCGAGTTCGGGCAGGATGCCGACGGGTTCGGTCTGCTCAATTCGGTGATCGCCGTCGGCTCGCTCGGCGGCGCGCTCCTGGCGGCACGGCGCGACCGGCCGCGATTTCGCATCTTCATCGCGTCGCTCGCCTTCTTCGGCCTCGCCTGCGGGCTCGCGGCGGTCGCGCCGAGTTTCTGGCTCTTCGCCCTCGCGCTCATCCCCGTCGGCTTCACGGCCCTCTCGAGCATGACGACGGCGAACGCGCTCGTGCAGGGCAGCACCGACCCGTCGATGCGTGGGCGCGTCATGGCGCTGTACATGGCGATCCTGCTCGGCGGCACGCCCGTCGGCGCGCCGCTCATGGGGTGGCTCGTCGAGCTGATTGGGCCGCGGGGTGCGCTCGCCATCGGTGGCGCGAGCGGGGTCGTGGCGGCGTTCGTCGCGGTGTGGCTGCTCCGGAACGCCGGCGTGGTGCGCTGGCGCGACTTCCCGTGGCTGCGTCGGGACGACCCGCCGAGCGATCGCTGA
- a CDS encoding amidohydrolase family protein, with protein sequence MTTPELPKAGQPIVLRGGIVLTMDDAKTAMRDADVLVIDGKIAGVGPQLEVPEGTYEIDASGGIIMPGMIDSHRHMWQTAMRAYGADWTLTQYFVWYYLEHGKAFRPEDYWAGNALSTLDAIESGITTTVDWSHGLQSVEHAEAAIDALVTSPGRYVMGFGNIFAGPWEWTADPAYRALFESSIDDSRLAGVQLAFDVTGDPTFPEKAAFEVARDLGVTVTTHAGVWGATNDDSIRLMHEHGFMTPGTVYVHAATLSDDSYQRIAATGGIASLSTESEQSCGQGYPPSHALREHNIPISLSVDTSVWFSADLFAAMRTTLGADRSWEHLNAHEKGDTITNSYLRAQHVVEWATRGGAKAIGREHDLGSLEVGKLADIVLVKNDASPTMTPIINPYGHLAMQAGRGDVHTVLVGGEIKKYDGKLVSGDLAKVRTAIEDTVEHLRSTLGEETWDTDMNPDIPEPRVLDNPYMYTDYRSDSTHEAYETPAPRGTA encoded by the coding sequence ATGACCACCCCTGAACTTCCCAAGGCCGGACAGCCGATCGTGCTGCGCGGCGGCATCGTGCTCACGATGGACGACGCCAAGACGGCGATGCGCGACGCCGACGTGCTCGTGATCGATGGAAAGATCGCCGGCGTCGGGCCGCAGCTCGAGGTGCCGGAGGGCACGTACGAGATCGACGCCTCCGGCGGCATCATCATGCCGGGCATGATCGACTCGCACCGGCACATGTGGCAGACCGCCATGCGCGCCTACGGCGCCGACTGGACGCTGACGCAGTACTTCGTGTGGTACTACCTCGAGCACGGCAAGGCGTTCCGCCCGGAGGACTACTGGGCGGGCAATGCGCTCTCGACCCTCGACGCCATCGAATCGGGCATCACGACAACGGTCGACTGGTCGCACGGGCTCCAGTCGGTCGAGCACGCCGAGGCCGCGATCGACGCCCTTGTGACCTCGCCCGGTCGCTACGTCATGGGCTTCGGCAACATCTTCGCCGGGCCGTGGGAGTGGACCGCGGACCCGGCCTACCGCGCCCTGTTCGAGTCGTCGATCGACGACTCACGTCTCGCCGGCGTGCAACTGGCCTTCGATGTCACGGGCGATCCGACATTCCCCGAGAAGGCCGCCTTCGAGGTGGCCCGCGATCTCGGCGTGACCGTCACGACGCACGCGGGCGTCTGGGGCGCGACGAACGATGACAGCATCCGTCTCATGCACGAGCACGGGTTTATGACGCCCGGCACCGTCTACGTTCACGCCGCGACCCTCAGCGACGACTCGTACCAGCGCATCGCCGCGACCGGTGGCATCGCCTCGTTGTCCACCGAGAGCGAGCAGAGCTGCGGTCAGGGCTACCCGCCCTCGCACGCCCTTCGCGAGCACAACATCCCGATCTCGCTCTCGGTCGACACGAGCGTCTGGTTCAGCGCCGACCTCTTCGCGGCCATGCGCACGACCCTCGGCGCAGACCGCTCCTGGGAGCACCTCAATGCTCATGAGAAGGGCGACACCATCACGAACTCGTACCTGCGTGCGCAGCACGTCGTCGAGTGGGCCACGCGGGGCGGCGCGAAGGCGATTGGCCGCGAACACGACCTCGGCTCGCTCGAAGTCGGCAAGCTCGCCGACATCGTGCTCGTGAAGAACGACGCCTCGCCGACCATGACGCCGATCATCAATCCCTACGGACATCTCGCCATGCAGGCCGGTCGCGGCGATGTGCACACGGTGCTGGTCGGTGGCGAGATCAAGAAGTACGACGGCAAGCTGGTCTCGGGCGACCTCGCGAAGGTGCGCACCGCGATCGAGGACACCGTCGAGCACCTGCGCTCGACACTCGGCGAGGAGACGTGGGACACCGACATGAATCCGGACATCCCGGAGCCGCGCGTACTCGACAACCCGTACATGTACACCGACTATCGCTCGGACTCGACGCACGAGGCGTACGAGACGCCGGCTCCGCGCGGCACTGCATAG
- a CDS encoding citryl-CoA lyase, with translation MTTESTGQARSYPTGIGTSTTDRIELLGLDLADDVLGQVSFGELAYWLATKRRPTPGQLRVFEAALVSLADHGYTPTAIAARMTYYSAPDSIQGAIASGLLGGGSRFLGVTEDTGQFLAGIVQGLGDDPPSTEDGWDAVAREAVSAAKSDGRKVPGIGHPVHKHGDPRTPVMFRIAREAEVFGPHLALFEAIGRVHPEVLGRTLPLNGAGVAGAALADAGLPLGLLRGFALLARTAGLIGHLAEEQQNPVGPAIYAEVDRNATYVAPEQ, from the coding sequence ATGACCACCGAATCGACCGGCCAGGCCCGCTCGTACCCCACCGGCATTGGCACCTCGACGACCGACCGCATCGAGCTGCTCGGCCTCGACCTCGCCGACGACGTGCTCGGCCAGGTCAGCTTCGGCGAGCTCGCCTACTGGCTCGCCACGAAGCGCCGGCCGACGCCCGGCCAGCTGCGCGTCTTCGAGGCCGCGCTCGTCTCGCTCGCCGACCACGGCTACACCCCGACCGCCATCGCGGCGCGCATGACCTACTATTCCGCGCCCGACTCGATCCAGGGCGCCATCGCATCCGGACTCCTCGGTGGCGGCAGCCGCTTCCTCGGCGTCACAGAAGACACGGGCCAGTTCCTCGCCGGCATCGTTCAGGGCCTCGGCGACGACCCTCCGAGTACCGAAGACGGGTGGGATGCCGTTGCCCGCGAGGCCGTCTCGGCAGCGAAGTCCGACGGCCGCAAGGTGCCGGGCATCGGTCACCCCGTGCACAAGCACGGCGATCCGCGCACGCCGGTCATGTTCCGCATCGCGCGAGAAGCCGAGGTCTTCGGGCCTCACCTGGCGCTGTTCGAAGCCATCGGGAGGGTGCACCCGGAAGTGCTCGGCCGCACCCTCCCGCTCAACGGCGCGGGCGTCGCGGGGGCCGCCCTCGCCGACGCAGGGCTGCCGCTCGGCCTGCTGCGCGGCTTCGCGCTGCTCGCGCGCACGGCCGGCCTCATCGGCCACCTCGCCGAGGAGCAGCAGAACCCCGTCGGCCCCGCGATCTACGCCGAGGTCGACCGCAACGCCACCTACGTCGCGCCCGAGCAATAG
- a CDS encoding vitamin K epoxide reductase family protein: MADTGRPGVAGVDELDDDADLAGQSGDGADDGLPWLIRDGRNLAWALLVFGGVGLLASFFLTIEYLHRLREPTAALVCDINVFMTCGPAMSSWAGSILGFPNIIIGLVAFGVTVTIAMGLFARARFARWFWVGFQVGLIGGAVLITFLQWYSGYELARLCLWCMIIWAATIPLVALTTIFNLAQGNLGPGAVRAGRALAPWAVTVVIIWYLAVAGFVVAGMWNVIALSLI, from the coding sequence GTGGCAGACACGGGTCGTCCCGGCGTGGCCGGCGTCGACGAGCTCGACGACGACGCCGACCTGGCCGGGCAAAGCGGCGATGGCGCGGACGACGGGCTGCCGTGGCTGATCCGGGACGGGCGCAATCTCGCCTGGGCGCTGCTCGTCTTCGGCGGTGTCGGTCTCCTCGCGAGCTTCTTCCTCACGATCGAGTACCTGCACCGGTTGCGGGAGCCCACCGCCGCGCTTGTGTGCGACATCAATGTGTTCATGACGTGCGGGCCGGCGATGTCATCGTGGGCTGGAAGCATCCTCGGATTCCCCAACATCATCATCGGCCTCGTCGCCTTCGGCGTCACGGTCACGATCGCGATGGGCCTGTTCGCGCGGGCGCGCTTCGCCCGCTGGTTCTGGGTCGGATTCCAGGTCGGCCTCATCGGCGGGGCCGTGCTCATCACCTTCCTGCAGTGGTACAGCGGCTACGAGCTCGCGCGGCTCTGCCTGTGGTGCATGATCATCTGGGCCGCGACGATCCCGCTCGTCGCCCTCACGACGATCTTCAACCTCGCCCAGGGCAACCTGGGGCCGGGAGCCGTCCGCGCCGGCCGGGCGCTGGCCCCGTGGGCCGTGACGGTCGTCATCATCTGGTACCTCGCCGTCGCGGGGTTTGTGGTCGCCGGCATGTGGAACGTCATCGCGCTCTCGCTGATCTGA
- a CDS encoding TetR/AcrR family transcriptional regulator, protein MARISASDRRTTLVAATVRLIAREGLAASSTRAIAAEADMPLSTLHYVFESREQLIELAVRNIAADFRMRLDLDAIDFSSVESSIRTAFGQRLHYAREHRDMTLAAYEVHAYAARTHELAGLGVARWSEDLLFIRFLLDLLQVRTRVRLTIDSEVLASMLLVTIEGIMFTWVKTNDDRAVWLGVDAIVTLIESNLEPLADGEEPSTELMGSRLVEELFSGDDSLGAAGGLQREPTE, encoded by the coding sequence ATGGCACGTATATCGGCATCGGATCGCCGAACCACGCTCGTCGCGGCGACCGTGCGCCTCATCGCGCGCGAGGGCCTTGCCGCGTCAAGCACCCGCGCCATCGCCGCGGAGGCGGACATGCCGCTGTCGACCCTGCACTACGTGTTCGAGTCGCGCGAGCAGCTGATAGAACTCGCCGTTCGCAACATCGCCGCCGACTTCCGCATGCGCCTCGATCTCGACGCGATCGACTTCAGCTCGGTCGAGTCGAGCATCCGCACCGCCTTCGGCCAGCGCCTCCACTACGCCCGCGAGCACCGAGACATGACGCTCGCGGCCTACGAGGTGCACGCGTACGCCGCCCGGACCCACGAGCTCGCGGGGCTCGGCGTCGCGCGCTGGTCGGAAGACCTGCTGTTCATCCGGTTCCTGCTCGATCTGCTCCAGGTGCGCACCCGCGTACGGTTGACGATCGACAGCGAAGTGCTGGCGTCGATGCTGCTCGTCACGATCGAGGGCATCATGTTCACCTGGGTCAAGACGAATGATGACCGGGCGGTGTGGTTGGGCGTCGACGCGATCGTGACGCTGATCGAGTCGAACCTCGAGCCGCTTGCCGACGGCGAAGAGCCCTCGACCGAGCTCATGGGGTCGCGCTTGGTGGAGGAACTCTTCTCGGGCGACGACTCGCTGGGCGCCGCAGGCGGCCTGCAGCGCGAGCCGACAGAATAG
- a CDS encoding TetR/AcrR family transcriptional regulator, translated as MTEPRTDPSVELRRAALELFARDGYDATSLQDIADRVGYTKANVLYHFGSKQALFEAAVAPIIEEFDTLVRDLAMGDERDWVEWTDRMVLFMLTHEHAVSIFINQVTSLRDQPAVSRVNSILFAVDSAAPVGNAVSSATERQHLRRQLAIAGAAYLIAQRTNAALATSTDGLDDEEFGARVREAVLSIVSSGTTGAPPATAPHEPAAPIQESR; from the coding sequence GTGACGGAACCGCGCACTGACCCGAGTGTTGAACTGCGCCGCGCTGCGCTCGAGCTCTTCGCGCGCGACGGCTACGATGCCACCTCGCTGCAAGACATCGCCGACCGCGTGGGTTACACGAAGGCGAACGTTCTGTATCACTTCGGTTCGAAGCAGGCGCTCTTCGAGGCAGCCGTCGCACCGATCATCGAGGAGTTCGACACCCTCGTCCGCGACCTCGCGATGGGCGACGAGCGCGACTGGGTCGAATGGACCGACCGGATGGTCCTGTTCATGCTGACGCACGAGCACGCCGTGTCGATCTTCATCAACCAGGTGACCTCGCTGCGCGATCAGCCGGCGGTCAGCCGTGTCAACAGCATCCTGTTCGCGGTCGACAGCGCCGCGCCCGTCGGCAACGCGGTGTCGAGCGCGACGGAGCGCCAGCACCTGCGGCGGCAGCTCGCGATCGCCGGCGCCGCCTACCTCATCGCGCAGCGGACGAACGCCGCGCTGGCGACCTCGACCGACGGCCTCGACGACGAGGAGTTCGGGGCGCGCGTGCGCGAGGCCGTGCTGAGCATTGTCTCGTCCGGCACGACGGGCGCCCCTCCCGCGACTGCTCCGCACGAACCCGCCGCGCCGATCCAGGAAAGTCGATAA
- a CDS encoding D-arabinono-1,4-lactone oxidase, with amino-acid sequence MASTWTNWARTARATPTRIERPDTSADLAAAVRKTVDSGERVRAVGGGMSTSGIAAAPEVLIDTRGLRGLRRIDREAGTATFGAGTSAAEAVALLETEGLSLSNATSNSGATLAGSAATGSQGSSLRLPSAPSQLVEVELVSGTGEVLRVGERKNAELWPAVRLSLGALGIMSEVTVRTAPSHRVSIDEYTGSMTSTLDSIVRMAHQVDTLSVSWLPHTSRVTVRTAVREIGAGYDEPGPGRLVRGVGRACAGLRVGLAKSFPQAVPAMNRAQSSLAHDRSEVTGPAGAMAATPPLPRASMAYTFPLDRTPELLPAVDELIRRNRFNVPSAVQLTFSPGDDAYLSASYNAPTATVWLEMPTRIDPRPYFHAAEAMFLDGGGLPHWGTFHTVRAAEFAHVMPRFGDFRSARHRLDPDHRFSNAYVRRVLGE; translated from the coding sequence GTGGCATCGACCTGGACCAACTGGGCACGCACCGCGCGCGCGACGCCCACTCGCATCGAGCGGCCCGACACCTCTGCAGACCTGGCCGCCGCCGTGCGCAAGACCGTCGATTCTGGCGAGCGCGTGCGCGCCGTCGGCGGCGGCATGAGCACGTCCGGCATCGCCGCCGCTCCCGAGGTCCTCATCGACACGCGGGGCTTGCGCGGCCTGCGCCGCATCGATCGCGAGGCCGGCACCGCCACCTTCGGAGCGGGCACGAGCGCCGCCGAGGCGGTGGCGCTCCTCGAGACCGAGGGACTCTCGCTCAGCAACGCCACGAGCAATTCCGGGGCGACGCTCGCCGGTTCGGCGGCAACCGGCTCGCAGGGTTCGAGTCTTCGCCTGCCGTCAGCCCCGAGCCAGCTCGTCGAGGTCGAGCTCGTCTCGGGCACGGGCGAGGTCCTGCGCGTCGGCGAGCGGAAGAACGCCGAGCTGTGGCCCGCCGTGCGCCTGAGCCTCGGCGCGCTCGGCATCATGAGCGAGGTCACGGTGCGTACGGCGCCGTCGCATCGGGTTTCGATCGACGAGTACACGGGGTCGATGACGAGCACGCTCGACAGCATCGTGCGCATGGCGCACCAGGTCGACACGCTCTCGGTCAGCTGGCTCCCGCACACGAGTCGTGTCACCGTGCGCACCGCTGTGCGCGAGATCGGCGCCGGGTACGACGAACCGGGGCCGGGCAGGCTCGTCCGTGGAGTCGGGCGCGCCTGCGCGGGGCTGCGCGTCGGGCTCGCCAAGTCCTTCCCGCAGGCCGTGCCCGCCATGAATCGCGCGCAGTCCTCACTCGCGCACGATCGGTCCGAGGTCACCGGGCCCGCCGGCGCAATGGCCGCGACCCCGCCGCTGCCGCGCGCGAGCATGGCGTACACGTTCCCGCTCGACCGCACCCCGGAACTGCTGCCCGCGGTCGACGAGCTCATCCGCCGCAATCGCTTCAACGTGCCCTCGGCCGTGCAGCTCACGTTCTCGCCGGGCGACGACGCGTACCTTTCGGCCTCGTACAACGCGCCGACCGCCACGGTGTGGCTTGAGATGCCGACGCGCATCGACCCGCGCCCCTACTTTCACGCCGCCGAGGCCATGTTCCTCGATGGCGGCGGATTGCCGCACTGGGGCACATTTCACACGGTGCGCGCGGCCGAGTTCGCCCACGTGATGCCGCGGTTCGGCGATTTCCGTTCCGCCAGGCATCGGCTCGACCCCGATCACCGGTTCAGCAACGCCTACGTCCGCCGCGTCCTGGGGGAGTAG
- a CDS encoding CaiB/BaiF CoA transferase family protein, whose amino-acid sequence MVDDDTTPAGPDPVSTPTGPLAGLLIADFSRVLAGPFATQILGDLGAEVIKVEAPVGDETRGWRPPERDGTSTYYLGINRNKRDIVLDFRDDDDRVLAQELARRADVVIENFKPGGLAKFGLDYDSVAESNPSVVYASISGFGSAGGASLPGYDLIVQAMSGLMSLTGDPDGPAYRSGVSVFDIMTGLQSVIGILAALRHRDATGDGQHVEVNLLSTALAGMANHSSTYVAGGEVPMRMGNAHPSLFPYEPLPAADGEILVVAANDRQFQALVTALGRPELLDDERFATTDGRNVNRAELRPMLVEALGTATVDEWFERLTEAGIACGPVQTIDGGVKLAERLGLEPIITVGEGERAVPMIRNAISFSKTQPQYRLPPPLLGEHADELRAWLSEPAPARGQTSETTAARGAHAAKGHA is encoded by the coding sequence GTGGTCGATGACGACACGACGCCGGCCGGGCCCGACCCGGTCAGCACGCCAACCGGTCCGTTGGCGGGCCTGCTGATCGCCGACTTCTCGAGAGTGCTCGCCGGGCCGTTCGCGACCCAGATCCTCGGCGATCTCGGCGCCGAGGTGATTAAGGTCGAGGCTCCCGTCGGCGACGAGACGCGCGGCTGGCGGCCGCCCGAGCGCGACGGCACGTCGACGTACTACCTCGGCATCAACCGCAACAAGCGCGACATCGTGCTCGACTTCCGCGACGACGACGACCGCGTGCTCGCGCAGGAGCTCGCGCGCCGAGCCGACGTCGTCATCGAGAACTTCAAGCCGGGCGGCCTTGCGAAGTTCGGCCTCGACTACGACTCGGTCGCCGAATCCAACCCGTCCGTCGTCTACGCCTCGATCAGCGGCTTCGGGAGCGCAGGCGGTGCGAGCCTGCCGGGCTACGACCTCATCGTGCAGGCCATGTCGGGGCTCATGAGTCTCACCGGCGACCCAGACGGGCCCGCCTACCGGTCGGGTGTCTCGGTCTTCGACATCATGACGGGGCTCCAGAGCGTCATCGGCATCCTCGCCGCCCTCCGCCACCGCGACGCGACGGGCGACGGCCAGCACGTCGAGGTCAACCTGCTGTCGACCGCGCTCGCGGGCATGGCGAACCACTCGTCGACCTACGTTGCGGGCGGCGAGGTGCCGATGCGCATGGGCAACGCGCATCCGAGCCTCTTCCCCTACGAGCCGCTGCCGGCAGCCGACGGCGAGATCCTCGTGGTGGCCGCCAACGATCGGCAGTTCCAGGCGCTCGTGACGGCGCTCGGTCGACCGGAGCTCCTTGATGACGAGCGATTCGCGACCACCGACGGCCGCAACGTCAACAGGGCCGAGCTGCGGCCGATGCTCGTCGAGGCGCTCGGCACCGCGACGGTCGACGAGTGGTTCGAGCGACTCACCGAGGCGGGTATCGCCTGTGGGCCGGTGCAGACCATCGACGGGGGCGTGAAGCTCGCCGAGCGACTCGGCCTCGAGCCGATCATCACGGTCGGCGAGGGCGAGCGGGCCGTGCCGATGATCCGCAATGCCATCTCTTTCTCCAAGACGCAGCCGCAGTACCGCCTGCCCCCGCCGCTTCTCGGGGAGCACGCCGATGAACTTCGCGCGTGGCTCAGCGAGCCAGCGCCGGCTCGAGGGCAGACCAGCGAGACCACTGCCGCCCGCGGGGCGCACGCAGCGAAGGGACACGCATGA
- a CDS encoding DsbA family protein, translating into MAQKDRDHIRRLREEANAIRKQEQAKRRRNRILAQVGIIGGALVVIVAVVGLVIFGPQWFNPRPDFQAAGTVEVADSAGEAVEQPISTTERGILVGATDAPVTIQYWYDYSCPHCIDYHAQTNGIYQDLIASGQVQVEYIPINYVAPYGAQAGAAVLAAVQHQPELYFTISDALFSVPAEQQQSWGTGDYASIAPTLGVTDEQALADINEGTYLRIVNDSTRDARADGVEGTPSIGVNGTIQAEIPVGEDIYALVNANGGDVTPPTTGGEPATESDGAPAA; encoded by the coding sequence ATGGCTCAGAAAGACCGCGATCACATCCGTCGGCTCCGGGAAGAAGCGAACGCGATTCGCAAGCAGGAGCAGGCGAAGCGCCGCCGGAACCGCATCCTGGCGCAGGTCGGCATCATCGGCGGCGCACTCGTCGTGATCGTGGCCGTCGTCGGCCTCGTCATCTTCGGGCCGCAGTGGTTCAACCCGCGCCCGGACTTCCAGGCGGCGGGAACCGTCGAGGTGGCCGACTCGGCCGGTGAGGCGGTCGAGCAGCCGATCTCGACGACCGAGCGCGGCATCCTCGTCGGCGCGACCGACGCCCCCGTGACGATCCAGTACTGGTACGACTACTCGTGCCCGCACTGCATCGACTACCACGCGCAGACGAATGGCATCTACCAGGACCTCATCGCGAGCGGCCAGGTGCAGGTCGAGTACATTCCGATCAACTACGTGGCGCCGTACGGCGCGCAGGCGGGCGCGGCGGTGCTCGCCGCCGTCCAGCACCAGCCCGAGCTGTACTTCACGATCAGTGACGCCCTGTTCTCGGTCCCCGCCGAGCAGCAGCAGTCGTGGGGCACCGGCGACTACGCCTCGATCGCGCCCACGCTCGGCGTGACCGACGAGCAGGCACTCGCCGACATCAACGAGGGCACGTACTTGCGGATCGTCAACGACTCCACGCGCGATGCGCGCGCGGACGGTGTCGAAGGCACCCCGTCGATCGGCGTGAACGGCACCATTCAGGCCGAGATCCCCGTCGGCGAGGACATCTACGCGCTCGTCAACGCGAACGGCGGAGATGTGACTCCGCCGACGACGGGTGGGGAGCCGGCAACCGAGTCCGACGGCGCCCCCGCCGCGTAG